One stretch of Desulfovibrio sp. UCD-KL4C DNA includes these proteins:
- a CDS encoding response regulator, which translates to MTTSSKTSILILDDEPIVSKRLQPALEKKGYEVESFYDSSVALKRVHERNFDIVVSDLKMDGIDGMQFLTIVKELSPATEVIIITGFATMETAKESMRKGIFDFLAKPFKLGEIQEVIRRADEKIRKAALLSKA; encoded by the coding sequence ATGACCACTTCATCAAAAACCAGCATTCTTATTCTGGATGACGAGCCTATTGTCAGCAAGAGGCTGCAGCCGGCTTTGGAGAAAAAAGGATACGAGGTGGAAAGCTTCTACGACAGCTCTGTTGCTCTTAAACGGGTTCATGAGCGTAATTTTGATATTGTTGTCAGTGATTTGAAGATGGACGGAATAGATGGGATGCAATTTCTCACTATAGTGAAAGAGCTTTCCCCGGCTACGGAAGTCATAATCATAACTGGTTTTGCGACTATGGAGACAGCTAAAGAATCCATGCGTAAAGGTATTTTCGATTTCTTGGCTAAGCCGTTTAAACTCGGAGAAATACAAGAAGTTATACGAAGAGCTGATGAAAAGATCAGAAAAGCAGCTCTACTTAGTAAAGCTTAA
- a CDS encoding universal stress protein, protein MLRALIPVEMTLASNIALRYACHKSKIITMSLQPIHVEEPDEKSHSSQIGWIRRSWEEGLKQAGTEEVINILNSEKLDCHVMSRPIVSIGERDDQILYELRKNSYNLFIEGELSNFNIAEFHKKIHSRLYKKMPCPVLLVKNMIQSDRIALMIDPKSNLEKLVEQFYTIFADKKIDFDLCLYSLDDLNQEKFPDEIISECTKLLADHGLKARRSYTLLCAPEVATNSLKEYGLVVSSVDRRSSRKSPMTEVLARVSSPLLLCWTYSTRRQ, encoded by the coding sequence ATGCTTAGAGCATTAATCCCCGTCGAGATGACTTTGGCTTCAAATATTGCCCTCAGGTATGCCTGTCACAAGTCGAAGATTATCACTATGTCTCTGCAACCGATTCATGTTGAGGAACCAGATGAAAAGTCTCATTCGTCACAGATCGGTTGGATTAGAAGGTCTTGGGAAGAAGGACTCAAACAGGCCGGAACAGAAGAAGTAATAAATATTTTAAACAGTGAAAAACTTGATTGTCACGTGATGTCCAGACCAATTGTGTCTATCGGCGAACGTGATGATCAGATTTTATATGAGCTGCGAAAAAATTCATATAACTTATTTATTGAAGGGGAATTATCCAACTTTAACATTGCTGAATTCCATAAGAAAATTCATTCCAGACTATATAAGAAAATGCCTTGTCCGGTTCTTTTGGTCAAGAATATGATTCAGTCTGACAGGATTGCTCTTATGATTGATCCCAAGTCAAATCTGGAAAAATTGGTCGAGCAATTTTATACTATTTTTGCTGATAAAAAAATCGATTTCGATCTTTGTCTGTACAGTTTGGATGATCTTAATCAGGAGAAGTTTCCTGATGAGATTATCAGTGAATGCACAAAATTGCTTGCTGATCATGGGCTCAAGGCTCGCAGGTCGTATACACTTTTGTGTGCTCCTGAAGTCGCCACAAATTCCCTTAAGGAATATGGTCTTGTTGTTTCATCTGTGGACCGCAGATCCAGCCGTAAATCTCCTATGACTGAGGTCTTAGCTCGCGTTTCCAGTCCCCTGCTTTTGTGCTGGACCTACTCTACTCGGAGGCAATAA
- a CDS encoding universal stress protein: MKVLVPVDENLYSMYAIRHAARLAVNTLPEVVLLAMEKSKTDLDSNSISFELSHPKMRMLHNYCKDFLNQLGPDSELYCSAEDKPEVRAIGKDLYEEKMSGMKKLRLHLRNETPAKAILKEAKRINSDLIVLGCGYGVCDWMGDSQAPGKVAENADCSVLILKKEQDISKVVCCLDHAHATQESFEMINQLVTLYNAELEIVGVLKHGQLQEEVEQQMSEVLDYYMKRGIQALVKVVDEDSLEAFISSGSENELLAVWLSPMSLLKKLLSRGKVTTFVEKTLSSLLILR, translated from the coding sequence ATGAAAGTACTTGTTCCGGTCGATGAGAATTTATACAGTATGTACGCTATTCGCCATGCCGCGCGGCTGGCGGTCAATACTTTACCGGAAGTCGTTTTACTGGCTATGGAAAAAAGTAAAACTGACTTGGATTCAAACTCAATATCTTTTGAGTTGTCACATCCTAAAATGCGTATGCTGCATAACTACTGCAAAGATTTTCTTAATCAGCTGGGACCAGATTCCGAGCTTTATTGTTCTGCAGAAGATAAGCCTGAAGTGAGAGCTATAGGTAAGGACTTGTATGAAGAGAAAATGTCAGGAATGAAAAAATTGCGCCTTCACCTGCGCAATGAAACTCCTGCAAAAGCAATTCTGAAAGAAGCAAAGCGTATCAATAGCGATCTTATCGTGCTCGGTTGCGGTTATGGAGTCTGTGACTGGATGGGCGATTCTCAAGCTCCGGGAAAGGTTGCCGAAAATGCTGACTGTTCCGTTTTAATTCTTAAAAAAGAACAGGATATCTCAAAGGTTGTATGTTGTTTGGATCACGCCCATGCGACTCAAGAATCTTTTGAAATGATCAATCAGCTTGTGACCCTTTATAATGCTGAGCTTGAAATCGTCGGAGTGTTAAAGCACGGACAGCTTCAAGAAGAAGTTGAGCAGCAAATGAGTGAAGTACTTGATTACTATATGAAACGCGGAATTCAAGCTTTGGTAAAAGTTGTTGACGAAGATTCTCTTGAAGCTTTTATTTCTTCCGGTTCTGAAAACGAATTGTTAGCTGTATGGCTCAGTCCTATGTCTTTACTAAAGAAACTTCTTTCTCGTGGAAAAGTCACAACCTTTGTTGAAAAGACTTTGTCTTCATTGTTAATTCTCAGGTAA
- a CDS encoding pentapeptide repeat-containing protein, with protein sequence MSLRIINDNYENETFKELDASEEQFKGVAFYNCHFEKSSFQFAELKGCSFENCTFVNCNLALAKFNNTKFIGVVFKDSKLLGINWSSTGVVIITSFRNCLLDSSVFSDMNLAKIKLVSCSMVETSFMNTKLARVKFDDCDLKNCQFHQNDLSYADFSTSRNYFINSSSNKLHKTIFSLPEAVSLLANLDITLK encoded by the coding sequence GTGTCTTTAAGAATAATCAATGATAATTATGAAAATGAAACTTTTAAAGAGTTAGACGCAAGTGAGGAGCAATTCAAGGGAGTTGCTTTTTATAATTGTCATTTTGAAAAATCATCTTTTCAGTTCGCAGAGTTAAAAGGGTGTTCTTTTGAAAATTGTACGTTTGTTAATTGTAACCTTGCTCTTGCTAAGTTTAATAACACTAAATTTATAGGCGTGGTCTTTAAGGATTCTAAATTACTGGGAATCAATTGGAGCAGTACTGGGGTGGTGATTATCACTTCTTTTAGAAACTGTTTGCTTGATAGTTCCGTTTTTAGCGATATGAATCTTGCTAAGATTAAGCTTGTTTCTTGTTCAATGGTGGAAACATCTTTTATGAATACAAAGCTGGCTAGAGTAAAATTTGATGATTGTGATTTAAAGAATTGCCAATTTCACCAAAACGATTTGAGTTATGCTGATTTTAGTACCTCAAGGAATTATTTTATAAATTCTAGCTCTAATAAACTTCATAAGACTATATTTTCATTGCCTGAAGCTGTTTCACTACTTGCAAACCTTGATATTACTTTAAAGTGA
- a CDS encoding EAL and HDOD domain-containing protein, producing MSTTQQQKSYHNVFFARQPIFNHKMKIWGYELFYRQAEGSDSATYIDEFKATMEVMSGLALSPDDKFNTAKTIINFSKQGIFENLPLSLHPQTTVVQFSDPEKVSPELIESVSILKERGYTISLDDYNARHENIELYKLADIMTLNISEIDSADITQRIQTISGLKASYLAKKVENAEQFKSVKESGFAYYQGYFFKRPTTEVRRKISSNELLRFNLMEMLNNDDLDLGELSKTIEKDVSLSARLLNLLNSPAYGLTAKISSVQQAVVYLGWEQLKHWLRMVLLTDMKQPGKSAELTRLSLQRAKVLEMLDGYSGTHKNDERLFLVGLFSLLDAMLEMPMNLVVERLSALDETIRETLNGGETRFEPWLSLIEAMEESDWGKVGAMAATLDLEAADIMKCYKEALEWSNTVLTSM from the coding sequence ATGAGCACAACCCAACAGCAAAAATCTTACCATAATGTTTTCTTTGCACGGCAACCTATATTTAATCACAAAATGAAAATATGGGGTTATGAATTATTCTACCGTCAGGCAGAAGGTTCAGATTCAGCCACATATATCGACGAATTCAAGGCAACCATGGAAGTCATGTCCGGCTTAGCTCTCAGCCCTGATGACAAATTTAACACCGCCAAAACTATCATTAATTTTTCAAAGCAGGGAATCTTTGAAAATCTCCCTTTATCACTGCATCCGCAAACAACAGTTGTGCAGTTTTCAGACCCTGAAAAAGTCTCCCCTGAATTAATTGAAAGCGTATCTATACTTAAAGAACGTGGTTATACTATTTCTTTGGATGACTATAATGCTAGACATGAGAATATTGAGCTATACAAACTAGCCGACATTATGACTCTTAACATTTCAGAGATAGACAGTGCAGATATAACACAGCGCATACAAACTATTTCCGGCCTTAAAGCTTCATATTTAGCAAAAAAAGTTGAAAATGCAGAACAATTTAAATCCGTTAAAGAATCAGGATTTGCGTATTATCAAGGCTATTTTTTCAAACGCCCGACAACCGAAGTAAGACGCAAAATATCTTCAAATGAACTGTTACGTTTCAACCTCATGGAAATGCTGAACAATGACGACCTTGACTTAGGGGAACTTAGTAAAACCATTGAAAAAGATGTTTCATTAAGTGCCCGTCTTCTTAATTTACTCAATTCTCCGGCTTACGGCCTCACAGCTAAGATTTCGTCTGTTCAGCAAGCTGTAGTTTACCTTGGCTGGGAGCAGCTTAAACACTGGTTGCGTATGGTCCTTCTTACAGACATGAAACAACCAGGAAAATCAGCCGAACTAACTCGTCTAAGCCTCCAACGGGCAAAGGTTCTAGAAATGCTGGATGGATATTCGGGAACACACAAAAACGATGAACGTTTATTCTTAGTCGGCCTGTTCTCTTTGCTAGATGCAATGCTTGAGATGCCAATGAACTTAGTAGTTGAGAGACTCTCAGCTCTTGATGAAACTATCCGTGAGACTTTAAACGGTGGTGAAACTCGTTTTGAACCTTGGCTGTCATTAATTGAAGCTATGGAAGAATCGGATTGGGGAAAAGTAGGAGCAATGGCGGCTACTCTCGACCTTGAAGCAGCCGACATAATGAAGTGCTACAAAGAAGCTCTGGAATGGTCAAATACAGTACTGACAAGCATGTAG